The following are encoded in a window of Sminthopsis crassicaudata isolate SCR6 chromosome 3, ASM4859323v1, whole genome shotgun sequence genomic DNA:
- the LOC141562745 gene encoding copine-2 → MAYTMGASSPAGPIGSQYCVCKVELSVSGQNLLDRDVTSKSDPFCVLFTENNGKWYEFDRTETAINNLNPAFAKKFVIDYHFEEVQKLKFALFDQDKSSLQLDEHDFLGQFSCTLGMIVSSKKITRPLVLVNEKPAGKGLITITAQELSDNRVITLSMAGRKLDKKDLFGKSDPFLEFYKPGDDGKWMLVHRTEVIKYTLDPVWKPFTVPLVSLCDGDLEKPIQVMCYDYDNDGGHDFIGEFQTSVVKMCEARDGVPLELECINPKKQKKKKNYKNSGIIIIRSCKITRDYSFLDYILGGCQLMFTVGIDFTASNGNPRDPSSLHYINPMGTNEYLSAIWAVGQIIQDYDSDKMFPALGFGAQLPPDWKVSHEFAINFNPTNPFCSGVDGIAQAYSACLPHIRFYGPTNFSPIVNHVARFAAHATEQRSATQYFILLIITDGVISDMDETRHAVVQASKLPMSIIIVGVGNADFAAMEFLDGDTRALRSHTGEEAARDIVQFVPFREFRNAPKETLAKAVLAELPQQVVQYFKHKNLPPSNCEPA, encoded by the coding sequence ATGGCCTACACAATGGGCGCCAGCTCCCCTGCAGGGCCCATAGGGTCCCAGTACTGCGTATGCAAGGTGGAACTCTCTGTCAGTGGCCAAAACCTGTTGGACCGAGATGTCACTTCCAAGTCTGACCCCTTCTGTGTTTTATTCACTGAGAACAATGGCAAGTGGTATGAGTTTGACAGGACAGAAACTGCTATCAACAATCTGAATCCAGCATTTGCCAAGAAGTTTGTCATTGACTATCACTTTGAGGAAGTCCAGAAGCTCAAATTTGCCCTTTTTGATCAGGACAAGTCGAGTCTGCAATTGGATGAGCATGACTTTTTGGGCCAGTTCTCCTGTACTTTGGGAATGATCGTCTCCAGCAAGAAAATCACTCGGCCCTTGGTCTTGGTGAATGAGAAGCCAGCAGGGAAAGGCCTGATCACGATCACTGCCCAGGAACTGTCGGACAACCGAGTCATCACACTGAGCATGGCAGGCAGGAAACTGGACAAGAAGGACCTCTTTGGGAAATCGGACCCCTTTCTAGAGTTTTATAAGCCAGGAGATGATGGCAAATGGATGCTTGTTCACCGGACAGAAGTGATAAAGTACACTCTGGATCCTGTGTGGAAACCATTCACTGTGCCTTTGGTATCACTCTGTGATGGAGATCTGGAGAAACCTATTCAGGTCATGTGCTATGACTATGATAATGACGGTGGCCATGACTTCATTGGTGAGTTCCAGACTTCAGTGGTGAAGATGTGTGAGGCTCGAGATGGTGTTCCGCTAGAGCTAGAATGTATCAaccctaaaaaacaaaagaagaagaagaattataaGAATTCAGGCATCATCATTATTCGTTCTTGTAAGATAACCCGGGATTATTCTTTCCTAGACTATATCCTTGGAGGATGCCAGCTTATGTTTACTGTCGGAATAGACTTCACAGCCTCCAATGGGAACCCTCGAGATCCCTCCTCTTTGCACTACATCAACCCCATGGGCACCAATGAGTACCTGTCAGCCATTTGGGCTGTTGGGCAGATCATTCAGGATTATGACTCGGACAAAATGTTCCCAGCTTTGGGATTTGGTGCCCAGTTACCCCCAGACTGGAAGGTTTCTCATGAATTTGCTATCAACTTCAACCCCACCAATCCCTTCTGTTCAGGTGTGGATGGTATTGCCCAGGCATATTCAGCGTGCCTCCCTCACATCCGCTTCTATGGACCCACCAACTTTTCCCCCATCGTCAACCATGTAGCTCGATTTGCCGCCCATGCTACGGAGCAACGGTCAGCTACGCAATATTTCATCCTCCTCATCATCACTGATGGTGTTATCAGCGATATGGATGAGACCCGCCATGCAGTGGTACAGGCTTCCAAGCTACCCATGTCCATCATTATTGTGGGTGTGGGCAATGCTGACTTTGCTGCCATGGAGTTCCTGGATGGTGATACTCGTGCTCTGCGTTCCCACACTGGCGAAGAGGCAGCTCGAGACATTGTGCAGTTTGTACCCTTTCGGGAATTCCGTAATGCACCTAAAGAAACCCTGGCTAAAGCTGTGCTGGCAGAGCTGCCCCAGCAAGTCGTGCAGTATTTCAAACATAAAAATCTGCCACCCAGCAACTGTGAACCTGCGTAA